From the genome of Vicia villosa cultivar HV-30 ecotype Madison, WI linkage group LG2, Vvil1.0, whole genome shotgun sequence, one region includes:
- the LOC131649895 gene encoding uncharacterized protein LOC131649895 — MKKQVYGDRSTQPPRCGRCKVNHFGNCKPDSGRCYRCDQPGHYARDCTAPNAPEKTRGRVYTLDARKAQGNTNLVAGTCYVNDQPLFVLVDCGATHSFISYPCVRRLGFETSLLPNPMIISSATNDVVEAREICKECSITFNGRRFVIDLICLPLKKIDVVLGMDWLSANSVYIGCKEKAIFIPAEETTSTDAIEHLLEGTINMINYLFAQEKSFLLVLTSDSKDKKSVLEIPVVCEFSDHMEHLRIVLSVLREKQLFAKFSKCEF, encoded by the exons ATGAAGAAACAGGTTTATGGAGATCGCTCTACTCAGCCTCCCCGATGTGGTAGATGCAAGGTGAACCACTTTGGGAATTGCAAGCCAGACTCTGGGAGATGTTACCGTTGTGACCAGCCAGGGCATTACGCGAGGGATTGTACTGCCCCGAATGCTCCCGAGAAGACTAGAGGTCGTGTTTACACCTTGGATGCTAGGAAGGCCCAAGGAAACACTAACCTTGTTGCTGGTACGTGTTATGTTAATGATCAGCCCTTGTTTGTGctagttgattgtggagcaacacattcttttatttcttatccTTGTGTGCGGAGGCTTGGTTTTGAGACGAGTCTTCTTCCTAATCCTATGATTATCTCGTCGGCTACAAACGATGTGGTAGAAGCTCGGGAAATTTGCAAGGAGTGTTCTATTACCTTCAATGGTCGTAGATTCGTGATTGATCTCATTTGTCTACCTCTTAAGAAGATTGATGTAGTACTTGGTATGGACTGGTTGTCAGCTAACTCGGTGTACATCGGTTGTAAAGAGAAGGCTATCTTCATCCCTGCTGAGGAGACTACATCAACCGATGCCATTGAACATCTTCTTGAAGGTACGATTAACATGATCAATTACCTTTTTGCTCAAGAGAAGTCTTTCCTTTTGGTTCTTACGTCGGACtccaaggacaagaagagtgTATTGGAGATTCCGGTTGTGTGTGAATTTTCCGAt CACATggagcatttgaggattgtgttgtCGGTTCTTAGAGAAAAGCAGTTGTTTGCGAAGTTTAGCAAGTGTGAGTTCTAG